One uncultured Alphaproteobacteria bacterium genomic region harbors:
- the ansB gene encoding putative L-asparaginase periplasmic (Evidence 3 : Function proposed based on presence of conserved amino acid motif, structural feature or limited homology), which yields MRSRPNNPLSRFCRSAALAAALVATLPFGSLDAAEPAQPPRVLVLATGGTIAGQADARAAGAYTAGAISGEQLIRSVPGLGELARINAEQVASVGSQDMNDRIWFSLAHRIRKAFEGGEADAVVITHGTDTLEETAFFLDEVLGTDKPVVVVGSMRPSTAIGADGPANLYEAVQVAADPQARGRGVMAVLNDTIHAARRVTKTNTTRVETFASPEAGPIGFVDASGGVRFAAPAAAHWPAIALPKGEALPRVEIVYAHANMDAKQIDHAVADGAKGIVLAGVGDGNASKAAIDALGHAAKAGIVVVRASRVPTGFVNRNVEVDDDANGFVVSAALNPQKSRVLAQLLIANGVTAPTKVQQAFDAVR from the coding sequence ATGCGCAGCCGTCCGAATAATCCGTTGAGCCGGTTCTGCCGCTCCGCGGCGCTCGCCGCGGCGCTGGTCGCCACGCTGCCGTTCGGCAGCCTCGACGCCGCCGAACCGGCGCAGCCGCCGCGCGTGCTGGTGCTCGCCACCGGCGGCACCATCGCCGGCCAGGCCGACGCGCGCGCCGCGGGGGCCTACACCGCCGGGGCGATCTCCGGCGAGCAGTTGATCCGGTCGGTCCCCGGCCTCGGCGAACTGGCGCGGATCAATGCCGAACAGGTCGCCTCGGTCGGCTCGCAGGACATGAACGACCGGATCTGGTTCTCCCTCGCGCACCGCATCCGCAAGGCGTTCGAGGGCGGCGAGGCCGACGCGGTGGTGATCACCCACGGCACCGACACGCTCGAGGAGACCGCGTTCTTCCTCGACGAGGTTCTCGGAACCGACAAACCGGTGGTGGTGGTGGGCTCGATGCGCCCGTCGACCGCGATCGGCGCCGACGGCCCCGCCAACCTCTACGAAGCGGTGCAGGTGGCCGCCGATCCACAGGCGCGCGGACGCGGCGTGATGGCGGTGCTCAACGACACCATCCACGCGGCGCGCCGGGTCACCAAGACCAACACCACCCGGGTGGAAACCTTCGCCTCGCCCGAGGCCGGGCCGATCGGCTTCGTCGACGCCTCGGGCGGCGTCCGCTTCGCCGCTCCGGCGGCGGCGCACTGGCCCGCGATCGCCCTGCCCAAGGGCGAGGCGCTGCCGCGGGTGGAGATCGTCTACGCCCACGCCAACATGGACGCGAAGCAGATCGACCACGCGGTGGCCGACGGCGCCAAGGGCATCGTGCTCGCGGGCGTCGGCGACGGCAACGCCTCCAAGGCGGCGATCGACGCCCTCGGCCACGCGGCGAAGGCGGGGATCGTGGTGGTGCGCGCCTCGCGCGTGCCGACCGGCTTCGTCAACCGCAACGTCGAGGTCGACGACGACGCCAACGGCTTCGTCGTCTCCGCGGCGCTCAACCCGCAGAAGAGCCGGGTCCTCGCGCAACTGCTGATCGCCAACGGCGTCACCGCGCCGACCAAGGTTCAGCAGGCGTTCGACGCGGTCCGGTAA
- a CDS encoding Sodium:dicarboxylate symporter, giving the protein MHKRGVFDWYFKSNLLLRIMIGLIAGVVVGIVLGYGDPETASAFAAKTRIFGDIFIRLLKMIVVPVIFLSLIGGAASVVPAKLGRVGVKIIAFYMITSALSVTLGLVFANVLQPGAGMNLTGAAGLAGKVVEPPSLATVFLNIIPTNPMESLARGDVLPIIFFALVFGVSVSLLKESSEPTLARSATLLHDIVNAGAETMYKIVHGIMQYAPVGVFFLIAIVFAQQGAKALGPLLMVTATVYIAFLALAVVGYGGMLSVFRLGFIKFLRGANEAMITAFVTRSSSGTLPVSMRVSEENLGIPRSISSFTLPLGATINMNGTAIYLGVCAMFIGYAIGQPLNMAQQMTVVTTATLAAIGTAGVPGAGAIMLLMVLESVGLRVDAGSAVAAGYAMILGIDALLDMGRTCLNVTGDIACTAIVAKGEEELDMEVWNAQPSE; this is encoded by the coding sequence ATGCATAAGAGGGGCGTATTCGATTGGTATTTTAAGTCTAATCTGTTGTTGCGCATCATGATCGGGCTGATCGCCGGCGTCGTCGTCGGCATCGTCCTCGGCTACGGCGATCCCGAGACCGCCTCGGCCTTCGCCGCCAAGACCCGGATCTTCGGCGACATCTTCATCCGCCTGCTGAAGATGATCGTCGTGCCGGTGATCTTCCTCTCGTTGATCGGCGGCGCCGCCAGCGTCGTCCCGGCCAAGCTCGGCCGCGTCGGCGTCAAGATCATCGCCTTCTACATGATCACGTCGGCGCTTTCGGTGACGCTCGGACTGGTGTTCGCCAACGTGCTGCAACCCGGCGCGGGCATGAACCTTACCGGCGCGGCCGGGCTCGCGGGCAAGGTGGTGGAGCCGCCGTCGCTCGCCACCGTGTTCCTCAACATCATTCCCACCAACCCGATGGAATCGCTCGCCCGCGGCGACGTTCTGCCGATCATCTTCTTCGCCCTGGTGTTCGGCGTCTCGGTCTCGCTCCTCAAGGAGTCGTCCGAGCCGACGCTCGCGCGCAGCGCCACCCTGCTGCACGACATCGTCAACGCGGGCGCCGAGACGATGTACAAGATCGTCCACGGCATCATGCAGTACGCGCCGGTCGGCGTGTTCTTCCTGATCGCGATCGTGTTCGCCCAGCAGGGCGCGAAGGCGCTCGGCCCGCTCCTGATGGTGACGGCGACCGTCTACATCGCCTTCCTCGCGCTCGCCGTGGTCGGCTACGGCGGCATGCTGTCGGTGTTCCGGCTCGGGTTCATCAAGTTCCTGCGCGGCGCCAACGAGGCGATGATCACCGCCTTCGTCACCCGTTCGTCGAGCGGCACCCTGCCGGTGTCGATGCGGGTGAGCGAGGAGAACCTCGGGATTCCGCGTTCGATCTCGTCGTTCACCCTGCCGCTCGGCGCCACCATCAACATGAACGGCACGGCGATCTACCTCGGCGTATGCGCGATGTTCATCGGCTACGCGATCGGCCAGCCGCTCAACATGGCGCAGCAGATGACGGTGGTCACCACCGCCACGCTCGCCGCGATCGGCACCGCGGGCGTGCCCGGCGCGGGCGCGATCATGCTGCTGATGGTGCTCGAATCGGTCGGTCTGCGGGTCGACGCGGGCTCGGCGGTGGCCGCGGGTTACGCGATGATCCTCGGCATCGACGCGCTGCTCGACATGGGGCGCACCTGCCTCAACGTCACCGGCGACATCGCCTGCACCGCGATCGTCGCCAAGGGCGAGGAAGAACTCGACATGGAGGTGTGGAATGCGCAGCCGTCCGAATAA
- the aspA gene encoding aspartate ammonia-lyase (Evidence 2a : Function of homologous gene experimentally demonstrated in an other organism; PubMedId : 2987841, 3541901, 9230045; Product type e : enzyme) has product MSQSGFRSEHDLLGDMPVRADAYYGIHTARAVENFPITGIAMKAYPDFVAALAAIKQAAAAANRRLGLLDAERADAIAKAATAIRQGALHDQFVVDMIQGGAGTSANMNANEVIANRALEFLGHQRGEYRFLHPIEHVNMSQSTNDVYPTAIKVALHFLIDRLVAAMGELRLAFEAKAEEFADVLKMGRTQLQDAVPMTLGQEFSTYAVMLGEDQERLQEASKLIGEISLGGTAIGTGITAHPDYAALVCAELSEITGISLKTAGNLVEATQDCGAFVQLSGVLKRVAVKLSKTCNDLRLLSSGPRAGLREINLPARQAGSSIMPGKVNPVIPEVVNQVAFEVIGNDLTVSFAAEAGQLQLNAFEPVIAYSLFKSLTHLRAACDTLRERCVVGITANRDYLRKTVEHSIGIVTALNPYIGYTNATNVAQTALAGDRSVYDVVLEMGLLSKERLDEILQPEELTQPHAFVLHGKTETARPKAPAAQ; this is encoded by the coding sequence ATGTCTCAATCCGGGTTCCGCTCGGAACACGACCTGCTCGGCGACATGCCGGTCCGGGCCGACGCCTACTACGGCATTCACACGGCGCGCGCGGTCGAGAATTTCCCGATCACCGGCATCGCCATGAAGGCCTATCCGGACTTCGTCGCGGCGCTCGCCGCGATCAAGCAGGCGGCCGCCGCGGCCAATCGGCGCCTCGGCCTCCTCGACGCCGAGCGTGCCGACGCGATCGCCAAGGCCGCGACCGCGATCCGCCAGGGCGCGCTGCACGACCAGTTCGTCGTCGACATGATTCAGGGAGGCGCCGGAACCTCGGCGAACATGAACGCCAACGAGGTGATCGCCAACCGCGCCCTCGAGTTCCTCGGCCACCAGCGCGGCGAATACCGGTTCCTGCACCCGATCGAACACGTCAACATGAGCCAGAGCACCAACGACGTGTATCCGACCGCGATCAAGGTGGCGCTGCACTTCCTCATCGACCGCCTGGTGGCGGCGATGGGCGAGTTGCGGCTCGCGTTCGAGGCCAAGGCGGAGGAATTCGCCGACGTGCTCAAGATGGGCCGCACCCAGCTTCAGGACGCGGTGCCGATGACCCTCGGCCAGGAGTTCAGCACCTACGCGGTGATGCTCGGCGAGGATCAGGAACGGCTGCAGGAAGCCTCGAAGCTGATCGGCGAGATCAGCCTCGGCGGCACCGCGATCGGCACCGGCATCACCGCCCACCCCGATTACGCCGCGCTCGTCTGCGCCGAGCTTTCGGAGATCACCGGCATTTCCCTCAAGACCGCGGGCAACCTCGTCGAGGCGACCCAGGACTGCGGCGCGTTCGTACAGCTTTCGGGCGTGCTCAAGCGGGTGGCGGTGAAGCTGTCGAAGACCTGCAACGACCTGCGGCTGCTGTCGTCGGGTCCGCGCGCCGGACTGCGCGAGATCAACCTGCCGGCGCGCCAGGCCGGGTCGAGCATCATGCCGGGCAAGGTCAACCCGGTGATTCCCGAGGTGGTCAACCAGGTCGCCTTCGAGGTGATCGGCAACGACCTCACGGTGAGCTTCGCCGCCGAGGCCGGGCAGCTCCAGCTCAACGCCTTCGAGCCGGTGATCGCCTACAGCCTGTTCAAGAGCCTCACCCACCTGCGCGCCGCCTGCGACACTCTGCGCGAGCGGTGCGTCGTCGGCATCACCGCGAACCGCGACTACCTGCGCAAGACCGTCGAACACTCGATCGGCATCGTCACCGCGCTCAACCCCTACATCGGCTACACCAACGCCACCAACGTCGCCCAGACCGCCCTCGCCGGCGACCGCAGCGTCTACGACGTGGTGTTGGAAATGGGCCTGCTCTCGAAGGAACGGCTCGACGAGATCCTCCAGCCCGAGGAACTCACCCAGCCGCACGCGTTCGTGCTGCACGGCAAGACCGAAACCGCCCGGCCGAAAGCGCCCGCCGCCCAATAG
- a CDS encoding putative LysR family transcriptional regulator (Evidence 3 : Function proposed based on presence of conserved amino acid motif, structural feature or limited homology), whose protein sequence is MDIGWLQDFLTVAELGNFTRASQQRNASQPALTRRIQALEAWLGARLIDRSVFPTQLTPEGERFRELAGEILRQVVDARIAVSGQINAQHDRVRVAVPHSLATGRLPQWWRDWASGRALSCQVVAGNVHDTVAAFVSGAADLLVCYHHAHQPIHLDPEQYESVPVAVEYLRPYALAEKAERWALPEKGEREIPLLKYSSGSYLGRMVDLIFENAPATLTGTCAFESDMADVLCHMASAGHGVAWLLDCTARQAGTELVPVGGGGKWSMPLSLAAYRDRANHRAALNRLWAGLLSDQQEKACV, encoded by the coding sequence ATGGACATCGGCTGGCTCCAGGACTTTCTCACGGTTGCCGAACTCGGCAACTTCACCCGCGCCTCGCAGCAGAGGAACGCCTCCCAGCCCGCGCTCACCCGCCGCATCCAGGCGCTCGAGGCCTGGCTCGGCGCGCGGCTGATCGACCGCAGCGTCTTCCCCACCCAGCTGACTCCCGAGGGCGAGCGCTTCCGCGAACTCGCGGGCGAGATCCTGCGCCAGGTGGTGGACGCGCGGATCGCCGTCTCGGGGCAGATCAACGCCCAGCACGACCGCGTGCGCGTCGCGGTGCCCCACTCGCTCGCCACCGGACGCCTGCCGCAATGGTGGCGCGACTGGGCGAGCGGCCGCGCCCTGAGCTGTCAGGTCGTCGCCGGCAACGTCCACGACACCGTCGCCGCGTTCGTCTCGGGCGCGGCCGACCTTCTGGTGTGCTACCACCACGCGCACCAGCCGATCCACCTCGACCCCGAGCAGTACGAGAGCGTACCGGTCGCGGTCGAATACCTGCGCCCCTACGCCCTGGCGGAAAAGGCGGAGCGCTGGGCCCTGCCGGAGAAGGGCGAGCGGGAGATCCCGCTGCTCAAGTACTCCTCCGGCAGCTACCTCGGCCGCATGGTCGACCTGATCTTCGAGAACGCGCCCGCCACCCTCACCGGCACCTGCGCGTTCGAGAGCGACATGGCCGACGTGCTGTGCCACATGGCGAGCGCCGGACACGGCGTCGCCTGGCTTCTCGACTGCACCGCCCGGCAGGCAGGGACGGAGCTCGTCCCGGTCGGCGGCGGCGGCAAATGGAGCATGCCCCTGTCGCTGGCGGCCTATCGCGACCGCGCCAACCATCGCGCGGCGCTCAACCGGCTGTGGGCCGGCCTGCTCAGCGACCAACAAGAAAAAGCCTGCGTTTAG
- the agmR gene encoding Glycerol metabolism activator, which produces MAYTVLIADDHELFRDGLKMVLQHLAPGTRCLTAGDHREALELANATPDLDLVLLDIRMPGMPWEEALRQLRVDRPEVPVVILSALVDRALITTAMRSGARGFIPKTSSSTVMVHAMNLVLSGGHYIPTMVLEDGPEESAASEQTSPSAALTPRQMDVLRLVARGLSNRDIAHALDLSEGTVKLHVTAILKALGVPNRTSAVIAAARMGLTEGEDAP; this is translated from the coding sequence GTGGCCTATACGGTTCTCATCGCCGACGATCACGAGCTGTTTCGTGACGGCCTCAAGATGGTGCTGCAACACCTCGCCCCGGGCACCCGCTGCCTGACCGCCGGCGACCATCGCGAAGCCCTCGAACTCGCCAACGCGACGCCGGATCTCGACCTCGTCCTGCTCGACATCCGCATGCCCGGCATGCCGTGGGAGGAAGCGCTCCGCCAGCTTCGCGTCGACCGGCCGGAAGTGCCGGTGGTGATCCTCTCCGCCCTCGTCGACCGCGCCCTCATCACCACCGCGATGCGCTCCGGCGCGCGCGGTTTCATCCCCAAGACCTCGTCGTCGACGGTGATGGTCCACGCGATGAATCTGGTGCTCTCGGGCGGCCACTACATCCCCACCATGGTGCTCGAGGACGGCCCCGAAGAGTCCGCCGCATCCGAGCAGACCAGCCCCTCCGCCGCGCTCACGCCGCGGCAGATGGACGTGCTGCGGCTGGTGGCGCGCGGCTTGTCCAACCGCGACATCGCCCACGCCCTCGACCTCTCCGAAGGCACGGTGAAGCTCCACGTCACCGCGATCCTGAAGGCGCTCGGCGTGCCCAACCGCACCTCGGCGGTGATCGCCGCGGCGCGCATGGGCCTGACCGAGGGCGAGGACGCCCCGTAG
- a CDS encoding putative Histidine kinase (Evidence 3 : Function proposed based on presence of conserved amino acid motif, structural feature or limited homology; Product type pe : putative enzyme): MTLSPDDDAVAVFDAGARLIRLAPGFAAMLAPGRTPPAPGAPLADVVAALIGGPSAPGESATPMLLRHLGGGRPEEIDGVGRSFEIDLAPGRDGETRLRVVDVTRERRLRDGARRRETMQHLLVDVVRGALAGGDSAVAIGDCLDRLMRLCDCHAGIVAELRRLPSGAFEPVPLAARGGWVEAFAGPPPPVLLRAFDTLAPARADAGLETGDLGPTAVLPALDRGRLVAFVGLSARARPFDDDLMDCLAAAPAIVALLLSLRTHRRRRAQATRDLRASRGQVRAIFDTIREGAVIASAAGTVVGFNAAAERMFGFSPSEVLGRPFADLLAEAANPAALFAEGDGRRREISAKMRDGRTFPAELSVSRVAVDGEPLYVAILQDITERKRVARMQAELVSTVGHDLRSPLTAILGALRLVAGGAVDAEKSRDMLAIAERNGRRLMRLITDLLDLERIDAGMIAFRPAPCDLGAVLHQCVESHRPLTEAKSLRVAWDLPAEPLGVEGDADRLAQIVTNILANAVRFSPEGGEIAIRAACVGDRVRVAISDRGPGIPADFLPVMFDRFRQVTHRAPRTGADAAEGSGLGLSIVRALVELHGGRVGALSPPGAGATVYFELPRKTLRKS; this comes from the coding sequence ATGACCCTGTCCCCGGACGACGACGCCGTCGCGGTGTTCGACGCCGGCGCGCGGCTGATCCGCCTCGCGCCCGGCTTCGCCGCGATGCTCGCCCCCGGCCGCACGCCGCCCGCGCCGGGCGCGCCCCTCGCCGACGTGGTGGCGGCGCTGATCGGCGGCCCGTCCGCCCCCGGCGAGAGCGCCACGCCGATGCTGCTGCGCCACCTCGGCGGCGGCCGCCCGGAAGAGATCGACGGCGTCGGGCGGAGCTTCGAGATCGACCTCGCGCCGGGACGCGACGGCGAAACCCGTCTGCGCGTCGTCGACGTCACCCGCGAGCGCCGCCTGCGCGACGGCGCGCGGCGGCGCGAGACGATGCAGCACCTGCTGGTGGACGTGGTGCGCGGCGCGCTCGCCGGCGGCGACTCCGCGGTCGCGATCGGCGACTGCCTCGACCGCCTGATGCGCCTGTGCGACTGCCACGCCGGCATCGTCGCGGAGCTCCGCCGCCTGCCCTCCGGCGCGTTCGAGCCGGTGCCGCTCGCCGCGCGCGGCGGCTGGGTCGAGGCGTTCGCCGGACCGCCGCCGCCGGTGCTGTTGCGCGCCTTCGACACCCTCGCCCCGGCGCGCGCCGACGCGGGTCTCGAAACCGGCGACCTCGGCCCCACGGCGGTGCTCCCGGCGCTCGACCGCGGCCGCCTCGTCGCCTTCGTCGGCCTTTCCGCCCGCGCCCGGCCGTTCGACGACGACCTCATGGACTGCCTCGCCGCGGCTCCGGCGATCGTCGCACTGCTGCTGTCCCTGCGCACCCACCGCCGCCGCCGTGCCCAGGCGACCCGCGACCTGCGCGCCAGCCGCGGCCAGGTGCGCGCGATCTTCGACACCATCCGCGAGGGCGCGGTGATCGCCTCCGCCGCGGGCACGGTGGTCGGCTTCAACGCCGCCGCCGAGCGGATGTTCGGCTTTTCGCCGAGCGAGGTGCTCGGCCGCCCGTTCGCCGACCTGCTCGCCGAAGCCGCCAACCCCGCGGCGCTGTTCGCCGAGGGCGACGGCCGCCGCCGCGAGATCTCCGCGAAGATGCGCGACGGCCGCACCTTTCCCGCCGAGCTTTCGGTGTCGCGCGTCGCGGTGGACGGCGAACCGCTCTACGTCGCGATCCTCCAGGACATCACCGAGCGCAAGCGCGTGGCGCGGATGCAGGCGGAACTGGTCTCCACCGTCGGCCACGATCTCCGCTCGCCGCTGACCGCGATCCTCGGGGCGCTCCGCCTCGTCGCCGGGGGCGCGGTCGACGCGGAGAAAAGCCGCGACATGCTCGCCATCGCCGAGCGCAACGGCCGCCGCCTGATGCGCCTGATCACCGATCTTCTCGACCTCGAGCGCATCGACGCCGGGATGATCGCCTTCCGCCCCGCCCCCTGCGACCTCGGCGCGGTGCTGCACCAGTGCGTCGAAAGCCACCGCCCGCTCACCGAGGCGAAGAGCCTGCGCGTGGCCTGGGATCTGCCCGCCGAACCGCTCGGGGTGGAGGGCGACGCCGACCGCCTCGCGCAGATCGTCACCAACATCCTCGCCAACGCGGTGCGCTTCTCCCCCGAGGGCGGCGAGATCGCGATCCGCGCGGCCTGCGTCGGTGACCGGGTGCGCGTCGCGATATCCGACCGGGGGCCGGGCATCCCGGCGGACTTCCTGCCGGTGATGTTCGACCGCTTCCGGCAGGTGACGCACCGCGCACCGCGCACCGGCGCCGACGCGGCGGAGGGCTCGGGCCTGGGCCTCAGCATCGTCCGCGCGCTGGTGGAACTCCACGGCGGCCGCGTCGGCGCGCTGTCGCCGCCCGGCGCCGGCGCCACCGTATATTTCGAATTGCCACGCAAAACCCTCCGAAAGTCGTGA
- a CDS encoding EAL domain/GGDEF, whose protein sequence is MVALFGRKRMSRSRQGEPESEARERPTAPPRAEPDARWQAAIADLSHAFQPVVNIHSGHTYGLEALLRGFERAGFASAEKLFDAAEADGALEAVDAALREKAIAAYAAWPFARDRKLFVNIDARPFRNPDYDGLADTRRRLAAHGLDDGALILDISERAPFGDFLHAILREKRTHRSALRYAVDDFGAGLASLRTLTGAHPDFIKIDRTLLAGAGEDSRKKIFFSHIVSIAHLLGILVVAEEVENESEYFVCKEVGCDLIQGFVVCPPLDRVAEAERAYLPVRDLSRRDRRQSRNDERILLERMEALEPLPLDTRMLEVFERFRAEKARTFFPVVDASGEPRGIIREGDLKEYTYSQFGRDLMTNRAYGRSLEQFLSPCPVAAINLAAERILEIFSGADHAEGLILVDGQSKYAGFLSATALLRVINDKNLTLARDQNPLSRLPGNTVIHEYLSECLADASVEHAMVYYDFDNFKPFNDHYGFRQGDRAIQAFADLLRRQFGGPENFIAHVGGDDFVSGRKAVDDFARLKREIRRTLDLFREEVAAFYDESARERGAIVVADRYGVERAFPLLTVSAAVVRIRPESRLRGDDHLSPLIAGLKKLAKSDPEHIAIGVLS, encoded by the coding sequence ATGGTGGCCCTGTTCGGTCGCAAGCGCATGTCCCGTTCGCGCCAGGGGGAGCCCGAATCCGAGGCCCGCGAGCGGCCGACGGCACCGCCCCGCGCGGAACCGGATGCGCGATGGCAGGCGGCGATCGCCGATCTCAGCCACGCGTTCCAGCCGGTGGTGAACATCCACTCGGGCCACACCTACGGCCTCGAGGCGCTGTTGCGCGGCTTCGAGCGCGCGGGATTCGCCAGCGCCGAGAAGCTGTTCGACGCAGCCGAAGCCGACGGCGCGCTGGAGGCGGTGGACGCGGCCCTGCGGGAAAAGGCGATCGCGGCCTACGCCGCGTGGCCGTTCGCCCGCGACCGCAAGCTGTTCGTCAACATCGACGCGCGGCCGTTCCGCAACCCGGACTACGACGGCCTCGCGGACACCCGCCGCCGGCTCGCCGCCCACGGGCTCGACGACGGCGCGCTGATCCTCGATATTTCCGAGCGCGCGCCGTTCGGCGATTTCCTGCACGCGATCCTGCGCGAGAAGCGGACCCACCGGTCGGCGCTGCGCTATGCCGTCGACGATTTCGGCGCCGGGCTCGCCAGCCTCCGGACCCTCACCGGCGCGCACCCCGACTTCATCAAGATCGACCGCACCCTGCTCGCCGGAGCGGGCGAGGATTCGCGCAAGAAGATCTTCTTCTCCCACATCGTCTCGATCGCCCACCTGCTCGGCATCCTGGTGGTGGCGGAGGAGGTGGAGAACGAGAGCGAGTACTTCGTCTGCAAGGAGGTCGGCTGCGACCTGATCCAGGGCTTCGTGGTCTGCCCGCCGCTCGACCGCGTCGCCGAGGCGGAGCGCGCATATCTCCCGGTGCGCGACCTGTCGCGCCGCGACCGCCGCCAGAGCCGCAACGACGAGCGCATCCTCCTCGAACGCATGGAGGCGCTCGAACCGCTGCCGCTCGACACCCGCATGCTCGAGGTGTTCGAGCGCTTCCGCGCCGAAAAGGCCCGCACCTTCTTTCCGGTGGTGGACGCCTCCGGCGAACCCCGCGGCATCATCCGCGAGGGCGATCTCAAGGAATACACCTACTCCCAGTTCGGCCGCGACCTGATGACCAACCGCGCCTACGGCCGCTCCCTCGAACAGTTCCTCAGCCCGTGCCCGGTGGCGGCGATCAACCTCGCCGCCGAGCGGATTCTCGAGATCTTCTCAGGGGCGGACCATGCCGAAGGGCTGATCCTGGTCGACGGCCAGTCGAAATACGCGGGGTTCCTCTCCGCCACCGCGCTGCTGCGCGTGATCAACGACAAGAACCTGACGCTCGCGCGCGACCAGAACCCGCTGTCCCGCCTGCCGGGCAACACCGTGATCCACGAATACCTGTCCGAGTGTCTGGCCGACGCCTCGGTCGAGCACGCGATGGTGTATTACGACTTCGACAACTTCAAACCCTTCAACGATCATTACGGCTTCCGCCAGGGCGACCGCGCGATCCAGGCGTTCGCCGACCTCCTGCGCCGCCAGTTCGGCGGGCCGGAGAACTTCATCGCCCACGTCGGCGGCGACGATTTCGTCTCCGGCCGCAAGGCGGTCGACGACTTCGCGCGGCTGAAGCGCGAAATCCGCCGCACGCTCGACCTCTTCCGCGAGGAGGTGGCGGCGTTCTACGACGAGTCGGCGCGCGAGCGGGGGGCGATCGTGGTGGCCGACCGCTACGGCGTCGAGCGCGCCTTCCCGCTCCTCACCGTCAGCGCGGCGGTGGTGCGGATCCGCCCCGAAAGCCGCCTGCGCGGCGACGATCATTTGAGCCCGCTGATTGCAGGCTTGAAAAAACTCGCGAAATCCGACCCCGAACACATCGCGATCGGCGTTCTCTCTTGA
- the panD gene encoding Aspartate 1-decarboxylase — MREGKGTQMGQPKIRKIATPGEIPPAYRLDDARRPFMYGKLHRVTVTEARVDYVGSITIDPLMLRAAGILPYSRVDVVNVANGNRLQTYVIEGREGAGDCCLNGAAAHLFAPGDLAIIMAYEDVPAENLPGRESVAVMVDGGNRVTEIWTYATPAPDEVGESCRHGEVFARSA; from the coding sequence ATGCGCGAAGGGAAAGGCACGCAGATGGGCCAGCCGAAGATCCGCAAGATCGCCACGCCCGGGGAGATCCCCCCGGCCTATCGTCTCGACGACGCGCGGCGGCCGTTCATGTACGGCAAGCTGCACCGCGTCACCGTCACCGAGGCGCGGGTCGACTACGTCGGCTCGATCACCATCGATCCCCTGATGCTGCGCGCCGCCGGCATCCTGCCCTACAGCCGCGTCGACGTCGTCAACGTCGCCAACGGCAACCGTCTCCAGACCTACGTCATCGAGGGGCGCGAGGGCGCGGGCGACTGCTGCCTCAACGGTGCGGCGGCGCACCTGTTCGCCCCCGGCGACCTCGCGATCATCATGGCCTACGAGGACGTTCCCGCCGAAAACCTGCCGGGGCGCGAGAGCGTCGCGGTGATGGTCGACGGCGGCAACCGCGTCACCGAGATCTGGACCTACGCCACCCCCGCGCCCGACGAGGTCGGGGAGTCCTGCCGCCATGGCGAAGTCTTCGCGCGCTCCGCATAA